A segment of the Panicum hallii strain FIL2 chromosome 1, PHallii_v3.1, whole genome shotgun sequence genome:
TGGTTTGGCTAATTTAAAAAGCTCATGTCTTGACCTCAGGTGATATAAAGGGGCCCTAGCCGGTAGTACCAATTGGCGTGACTGATCCGAATTTTATTGACATATAAATCTTAAACTAATTCCTATGCAAATTATTCTCAAATTTAGATCTTTTAAGGTGTGAATGGTAACCACTTCATTTGAATGTTGCTTTCCATGGAGGATATGGGATTCCAATACAGATGATGAATGGAGTCTTCAGTAGAATGCTATAAAATAACTGTAAAACTTTCATGATTGGCCTGAATCCTGATGCTCTCACATGTCTTTCAGGTTTCAGCCCAAGGGATCTAGAGGAGGCTAGACTTGCTGAGTTCGTATAGATCAGATCATCTTTACATGCCTTCCACATAAACGTTTAATGTTGGATGCAGATATTCAGTTATACTCGCACAACATCTATCACACGCTTAATGCCATCAGTGAGCCAGCTTCCAATTGTGAAATCTGGGACTCTAGGGGTAATTTTCTCCTGGCATTTTCCAATTCATTTTAAATGCCACATTATTTTTGCATTTTGATTGGATGTTTTGGTATTTTATCTTAAATAGCGAATAGCCATGACCAGTGACGATGGGGCCTAGAGGGTCACTCAGAGGTCAATTTGATGGCGGTAAGCTCTAGCTGCATATTTAGTTAGGTTCATGCTTTTCCCTCCAAAGGGTTCAGAATAGAGAAATAATATTGTAACCTCAAAATATTCTTCTGATGTTTGATGAAAAGAACATTTGGTGTTTGATGAAAAGAACATTGCTCAGTGACAGTATGTGTGTTTTCTTTGTAATCAATTCGAAGAAGATTTTAGAAAATTGAACTCTAAGCTACTATAGATGCTAGGCATGCTAGACTGATTTGGCTCGTGGATATGTGATGCATTTTACAGCAATGCTACCATGGTAGGAGTGAAAGAAGGATTACATAGGTACGCTGAAATGGTTTCTCTCTTAAGTTGGAAATGTGGGAGTAAATGAATGTGGTTTTCAAGCTTTAAGAATGTCCTAGCTATAGCCGGTAATCTATAGCTAATATATTATTTGTCAATTATGAATCCTCTATTGTTTATGATTCAAATTTATTTTGCTGTGAAACATTAAATATTAATCACTGAAGCTGCTAAAATGGACTCTGCACTTGTTGTATCAGCTCCTCATGTCCCTATCTACAAACAATAATGGAGCTCCAAGTCATGATGCAGAATGCATCTGACTTGAGTGGCGCTACTACTTTGGTTTGTTCTGTGCTGCAGGCTTGTCGGGTGTGATCCCTATATTTGTTTACGATATGCATTCATCTGTTATTTATTGCTTGTCCATTCCAACGATGTGGTTGTGGGGCTTTTAGAATGGAAAGGTTTGTGGAGTAGAGTTTGCTGACGAGTTGGATGATAAGAAAGTTATCATGCGAGGAATTGCACTTTGGTTTGGCTATGCTAAACTGAAATTAGGAGTGCTGGTGTGAGAAATGAAGGGTACCTCCTAGGATTAAAAGGTACTAGCATAATATTGTTGCTTGTTTTGAAGGGATAATGACATCAACACTTGCAGCTTGGGAAGGAGTTAAAAGATTATTGCAATGACTCATGGCTACAACAAGTAAGTCTGATCAATCTTTGGCCTTGTTGATGCTTGATGTATGTCATCAAGTAAGCGCTTCGTTGGTTCTGAAGTGAAGCTTTTACCTTTATATGTCATTCTCAGTTCATTTTTCAGTATCTAATGATAGTTCTTTTCTTTTCCACTTGTTATCTGAAATTAATGGTATGGATGATCAGGCTGGCAAGGTGCGCTGACCTTCTTCTCCATTTAATCTGCCAAGGAGTGTCGTCTAGCATCGCTCCATTTAATGATGAATCATGCCTAGATATTAGGCTATTGATTAAAATAATACTGGAAGCTTTTATTTGAAACAGTACGTGTCTGAAAGTGTGGGCAGTCTAATTATGAATGAAATTCTCAGGATCGGAAACAATTTAGGAACTAGGAAGCACTTAAGGTATAACCTCAATTGCTTGGATCACTACTTCACAAAACCCTATTGCTTTAGGAATCGCACGGATGACACATATCCCTGCTAGTTCTTAACACGAACCGGTAGTGAACTAGTGATGTGTTAGGATAACCACACTAACAATCAGCCTAAAGTGTCAACCTATCCATATCGCAGCAGCATCACATCAACCAAGAGACATAAAATTTAACGTGGAAAACATCAAATTAGGGGAAAAACCATGGGACCAAGCCAACCAAATCTTCTTCCACCGTATACTTGTGGGATTACAACACGTTTCTCTTTAGATAGCACTAGAGGCTCACATACATCAAAATTTCATTTTCTTGGCCTGAAACAAGATTTGGGGCTGCAAGCTCGAGTATAGAAGGACCTCACTAATGGTGAAATAACATATTGGAGGCACCAAGGATGTGGATCTGAACCTTCACAACTTGAGGTGCAAGATCCCTTCTCCAATCACCTACtgcttctctctcttctcttctccttttgGAGGCTCAATTCTGAAATCTCGTAGCTTagctccctctctctgtttccaTAGGCTTATTCCTTCTCTTGTAACGCAGCACACTAGGTGCTAAATGCATCCAAGGTTGGTCCACACCTTAGGCTATATTTCCCTTACATGTGGGGCGGGGCTGCTCACAATGAGCATTTACTCTCCTCATTTGCCACATTATGAGGAGAATTTCCCAACATTATGTATACGTATATAGGGAATACATGCATATGTGAATCAGTGATCATAGTGGGTTATCCCTGACTGATCATCAATCTATGAGTTATTCTCACGTCAATCATacataaagaaaaaaaatgtggATGTTTATTTGATGGGCCCAAGTTATATTATCTTGGCCCTAGTTTAATCTCCACTAGGATCGATCGAAAATTAAAAGCGCCATCAACAAAGAAAGACCAAGAATCAGTTCCATCTCTGACATCTCACTATTTATCCTTTTTTGTGAGTGATATGTCTCTTCTAACATTCACAAACTGGCTAGTTAAGAAACCCTTAACGTCTATATATACCTCAAATGTTTGGACAATTGCACATCATAAGCCAAGGCACAAATACTACGGTAAACTGTATATCCAGCCAGGTAAAAATACGTACAGTACAGCTGGCAGTGTAGGACATTCAAATATGGAACAGATAAAACTCTGAATGTATACAGGTGGAACCTAGTTACAACATCTGCATCTGCTTTAATCTCCATGAGGTTCGATCCAAACTTAAAAGCGGCGTCAGCAAGGAAAGATATGCCAGGACTCGATTCCTTGTCCAGCATATCTCCATCCATTTTATCTATGTCTTCTTATCTCGTCATCCGGAGGATGCTCAACACCCCTGGGAAGCCGCCTCTGTATCTTCTTATCTCGATCGATTCCCATTCTATTCAGATCAGTTGGTGAGTTGTCTTCTCACTTTTCATTTGCGCAATTATCTGTTATAGAATTGCATATGTGTTAGTTCTAGGAATCTGTTGTATCCTTTTCCGCTGCTACTAGAACGGAGTACCATGATGGCAAGGACTAGTTCTAGGAAAATGCCACCCAACCAGTAGTCCAGTACCCACCACTGACGGCAAGACCCCCATTCCGTCCCCGAGAGCTCTGACGCCCAAGCCTGCATATGGCTTTGTGTTATGCCGGTCACTGTATTCTGTTTgtggattttttttttgggggggggggtggggggcggcgTTGGGAAGGGAAGAAGGGGGCTAATGGGCCACTAACGGTTAGAGAGGAAGGCAAACTAGATGATTATGGATACACATCAAAGAGAAAAAGGAAATAAAGAGCTAATCAGTAATCTTTTATTTACCCAAAAAAGGAGTATATAGAGAGCACAATAGTGTAATGAGCTAGTAATTACCTTTGCCCATTGGCCAGCTGCCCAGCTGCCCAGGCCCAGGCCCAGGCCAATTCTTGAAGGTCGCCCGGTCCCGTTTGGCCCATGTCCACAGCACAACGGCCAACGGAATAGAGCCTTGCGGCGACTGATCAGTATCCGAATCGGATGCTCCAGTACTAATCGCCAAATCGGAAGTCCCGAGTCTCTCGGACCACCGAGTCCGGGTCCACGACCACCTACCTACTCGGAAAGCAGGTAGCAGCCAGGCCGCCATAAGAGGCAGGGGCAACCTGCGCTTCTCTCAACCAAAGCAAGGTCcaatccaactccaggaaccCAGTCTGCAACAAGCCAGGGCAGACGCAAGCAAAGCAATCATCATGGggatcatcatcatcaccgggaagaagcTTCTGACGCTGGCGATCTCGTTGCTCGCCGTCATCCTGCCACTCCTGCCCTGCGCTGCCGCTGCACGCCCCCTTCACGAAACGCGCACCACCACCATCGACGGCAGCCGGAGCCAGCATCTCAACCTGCGCGGGTCGCTGCTGCGCGGCCCGGAGAGAGCGTCACCTtcgacggcgccggcgccggcccttaCAGCGGCGTCTCCGACGGCCGCGTCCTCAGGTGGAACGGCCAGGGCGCGGCTGGTCGACGTACACGTACAGCCCGGGTTACGACGCCAGGGCCCGCACCGCGTCCAGGATCCGGCCGGCGGAGGTCACCGAGAGCAGGTGCGGCCGGCCGCTGGGCCTGCGCTTCCACTACGGCTCCGGGAACCTCTACATTGCCGACGCATACAAGGGGCTGATGCGCGTCGGgccggacggcggcgaggcgacGGTGCTGGCCACCGAGGCCGACGGAGTGCCGCTCCGCTTCACCAACGGATTCGACGTTGACCAGGTCACCGGGGAGGTGTTCTTTACGGACAGCGGTATGAACTATCAGCGGTGGCAGCACGAGAGAGTGACGGCCACCGGAGACTCGACGGGCCGTCTCTTGAAGTATGATCCGAAGACGAACAGTGTCGCCGTGTTGCAATCCGGCATCACTTACCCCAACGGGCTTGCCATTAGCGCCGACCGGACACACCTCGTCGTCGCTCTAACGGGGCCATGCAAGTTGCTCAGGTACTGGATTAAGGGTCCTAAAGCGGGTACATCTGAGCCGCTCGCTGATCTGCCGGGCTACCCTGACAACATAAGAGCTGATGGTAAAGGTGgattctgggtggcgctgcaCCGAGAGAAATTGGAACTGCCGTTTGGTCCAGATAGCCATCTGCTCGCCGTGAGGATCAACGCTGACGGACAGATAGTCCAAGTGATGAGAGGACCAAAGAGCGTGAGGCCAACTGAGGTGGTGGAGAGGGAAGACGGCAAGCTGTATGTGGGCTCGGTGGAACTACCCTATGTCGCCGTAGTTAGTTTAATAGGAAGTTCGATTTCTATCTCTAGTGCTTTGTTTTGGTTTGTTATTTTTTTATCATGCTGTATGTTTTAGGAGCTTGATTTTTATATGCATTCAATCAAGATTGTACTAGCTTATTAGATACTCGTTGAGTGCATACTTACTGTACTTAAAATGCTAATGTCACTAATGCTCATAGTTGGGTCAAAATGAGAAGTGACTGAAATCCAAGGCTAAGTCGATCGATAGAGCAAAAGATACTCCCACATCTCTATGTGCAGGTTCAACTTGAAATTATGTATTTGTTACATGAACATCGATTATTTCGAGCACATCCATCGATATCCAAAGTGGAGGAAAACATACAGGAACGTAGAAAAATGTGTGCATTTGCACTAGCCTGTAGTTACTAGGAAACTTGCACCATCTGATAGATGGTGCCATACCCGGACCTTCAATTAGTTGTTTTGCATTTTTACACAACAGAGATAGAGAGCGCACAGCATCATTAGCAGCGAGTAATTCAGAGTTCAAACTCCCAACTCGGAACCTGAAAAACTGAACTGAACCGATCGAGACGTACATCTCTAGTAATTACAGGTTAGTACTgacgattccaacaaaacttTGTTCCAAGTGAAACAATGCGCCGTAGTATAATTCTCAAAACGATCATGTCGGTATGCAATCTCAACGATCTGCATGCAGTTCTCGAACATTTAGCTATACCATTCCCGCAGTAGGAATCCACACACGACTTTGCTGCTCAACATCCGTGGGTCCCAAACAACTAGCAAGCCCTTCGTCAAAGGCAGCGCCTCTTGCGAGTACTGGCGTACTGCTGAGAATCTTGTGAGCGCGTCCTGGCATTGATGAAAGCATCTGGAAGTAGAGCTGGGAAGGAAATCGCAGGGCCCTTCTTCCCGAAAATTGAATCTGATGGTGATGCTTCAGAGGATTCAGGTCATACGGATGGGAAAATTTGAATCGCTAAGAAGTTAGTTTCTAATAATTTTGTCAATTTGCCCCTGCTGCCATTAACTTTGGAACATTCTACTCTTAACTGGAGGTTTCTTGTTGAAGCAAGAAAAGAAAGATTTTTAACAGCCAAAGGTAGGAAAAAACAcaaaaaggaaggaaaaaaaagcGTCGACAGCAGGATTCGAACCTGCCCCCAGTAGATTTCGAGTCTACCTCCTTAACCACTCGGACATATCGACCAACTTGTTTAGGTCAACTTAGAAAACAATAATAACCTTTGAATATGTCGATCATGGGCCATTCCAAAGCTGCTTCGCGTGCAGCACCGGACAGCGCTCCAAATAAGTCCAAGCAATGGCGCCGTCTCGAGATCTCTCTTGGTGCAAATCAGTGTTGACGCTTGACTGTCCCGCCGATTGGCTGGTTGCGCCGCCCGACGCACGCAACGCACGGGCCTCGGAAGTAGTCCGGATGGCGGATGCGTTGCACATCTCGCACGGCCGAACTGTCGTTTTCCACGGTTACCTGTTGAAATATAATGGCCAGCCACGTGATCAATAGCCACGTTTATTTTATTTTAGGTACTACTCTGCTGTTCCGTTCATCCATCACGCGCGTTGAGCTGCCGCACTTGTCTCCGATCCCTCCATTTCAAATTACAGATAGTTTTAAATTTTTTACATGCATAATATTTACcatatatctagatataatgTATAGTAATTATTAGAAAAGCTAATAATTTACCATGTATCTAAAATAACCTATAtatttagggttagggtttcgccGTCACCTCTAACCCGGTAGAAGCTAAGTGATGTGCAAATGTCCATTACCTTTTGTGAGTCATAAATGACCCATCTCTGCTGGTAGATGCAATACCTCACCTATGGCGTTCTACGTCCTGTCACCTATCACTACAAGAAAAATAATGTTTCATCCATCCCGAAAATACCAGATTGAGTTGGACCTTGTACTAATGCTAGCATTTTTACCGGATCCAATTTGTACCGGTATATTTACAATTTGTACCAGTATATTTATGGTGGACAAAAGGCTCGGGAGGTCTAACACCAATCGGTACTAAAACTTATATTCACATTAGTACTGGTTAGTGTTATCATCCGATGCTAAAGGATCCTCCACAAGCTAATTTAAAATAAAAGCATCTCTCTTCCAATTGGATTTGCTGTGTAGACGAGAGGTCCCGAGTTCAAATATTATGCACCACATGTGCGTGTATTTCGTGTGAAAAGTTGTCATCTCCCGAattcaaaatatttttttaaaattttttaaAGGTACTTTAGTACCAGGTCATACAACTAGTACTAATGACCGGTCTCAGTTGTTCAGTACCATTGCGGAATCGGTACATACATGTAGTAGTTTGAACCCGGTACCCTGCAGCTACAACTTATTAAGCTTCGGTTGATTCGATTTGTGCATGATCTCAGCACTTGCTACTAGTTGCTACCTGTTGCATTATAATCTTCTGTAGGATCTTGCATTGCTGTATCTTGCTTCTAACACTTTGATTCCTTGAGATGAACGATCGAGCAAATGCAACAAAACTTCAATTACGAGCTTTGAAAGACATGCAGTACAAGGTTACAAACACCAAAACACTCGTCGCTGCTACGAAAACAGACAACAGTAGTTGTACTCCATAACTCCAAGCAACAGCAAGAATCTCTCTCTATCCGAAAACATACACAACGGAGAAATATAATGAGGGGACAGAAATCGTGCATGCGTACAGTGGCTCATTATACTGATGACTGATCCACCCATGCGCTGGTCTGGTGGCTCAGTTGCCGGTGATGCGCTGGAACGAGATGACCTTCCACGTCCAGTCCCTGGACCCGGGCACGCCCCAGACCACCGTCTGGTACCGGCCGACGGTCCCGTTCCGGTCCGCTGCCCGCAGGAGGAGGCTGTAGTTgttgccggcgccggcggcctgcACGCTCCCGGAGACCACTTCCACCAGGTCGAGGTACTCCCTGAACACCAGCGCCCGGATCAGCAGCGAGAAGTTGCCCACCTGCCGGTAGAAGAAGTTGCCGGTGTCGGCGATGGGCACCCACGGCGCCGAGGCCGGTGGCAcgcccgccgcagccgccgcggaGGCTGCTGCCGACGCACTGGCGACGAGGGCCAGGGAGAGAGCGAGGAAGAAGGGGACAAGCATTGCCGCGACAGGCCTCATATGGCTGGCTAGATTTCTATAGATGGAGGTCAAGAATGTTCTTCTCAGCTAGTTTCAAAGGAAACACTATAGCTATGTGTGTGCTAGGCTGCTAGGTGAGGTGTGCATCATGGTCTGGAGGCAGGGGCTCTATTTATAGTAGAGAAAAAACGCAATGGCATTACTGCAGATTTTGAGAGCACGAACCTGAACTGCTAGCACGCAGGTACTAAACATACTCCTAGGGATATTATTTCGATTGGTCGGTCAACATGCTGGAAGCTTCTCAAATCCTTTGTTAAGTCCAGGAGAGAAGTGAATTTGTATACAATCACCAACCAGCTGTTACTGTCGAGAAACACAAGTATAGCGTGACCAAGCTTGAACTGTGCCTAGATGACTGCAAAGGAAAGGAGTTTCAATATATACTACCATTATACATCCCAGTTCCCAGGGTCAAAGCAGAGAGGTGGTTTGACTCACTCTCATGAGCTCAAGACCGGCCGTTATTTTTCTTCTTCCAAGTCACGCTCGCCGGTATCTTACTACGTAGAGCGTGCTCGCACACTTCTCCGGGCACGCATGCAAGTACGTGGAAGATACGCTTACCTGGCGCATGCATAGGTTAGTGAGACCATGCATGCAGCTGGTCAACTAACAAATCACTAATGCAAGTGGTTTGACTTCCTAAGATTACACCTTGAACATCTGGAGCTGGACCGAATGGCGAGCATATGTACATAGTACTTCTACTGTGTACTGTCATAGGTAATTGCAAATCTTAGCTGGACGATGCTGACTTCTACCGTGGACCTTGGGATCATCATCAACGCATCATGGCGATATATATGTGTGGAATAAAGTTACTACTAAAGTAAACTAGAGTAGATATATGATATGGTAGTAACAATGTACAATATAGCTACAACTGCATATGTAGGGTCTCTCTGGTCTCAAACAGAGAAGTTTTGTCGAAAACATAACTCTGACCATGAGTACTTTATCCTAATATATTTCTAAGAACTATTGGCAAATCAGAATAGGGTGAAACCATTTTCCATGGTGAATACACTCACACATTGCTTCGAATAATGTTCATTCAAAATTTTTAAAGATACTTTTGACTTGAGTGCAAAGACAAAAAGTTAAACAACATGTGCATTTTTGCGAAACACAGTATATATGTGGACGATTGCATACACGCGAGTGCGCGCGCACACATCTATAGATAATGCAAACATACTCCTATGAGAGCATCTTCAAAAGATATATGGGCTGAATATTCTTGAAACAAGACACTCTTTAGCGCATCTGCTTATGAAATGAACAAAAATATTGGACAGAgctgaaagaaaaaaaaatacagCAGCAACTCCAATTTTCATCATTCGGTTCTCTGGATAGATCGAAGACTCAAAGGTCCTGCGTCCATCGAAGATGTGGATGCTGGGGATCGGAGGAACAAGCCGCCGAACATGTGTAAGCAATCATGAAGAAAATCGCAAGCAACAAAGGGCGCGGCAGCGCTGCACGATAGAAGATTGAGAAGCTGCCACGGCATTGAAGCTCATGAAGGACATTGTGGCTTTTTGCACAGGGAAGAGAAAAAGGAAGTAGATAAAAGTCCCTCTTACTAAATTTGATGAAACAGAAAAAATGTGAAGTATAGTTCAAAAGTGAAAGTGCCAAAGAATTAGTACACTAGTCCCGGCCGAGCTTGGTCCCAGGACTAAAGAAAATATTAGTTCCAGGTCCAACGGCTAGGGACCTGTGATGAGGGGAGAGGGATATTTAGTTCCggtttgaagcgtccccccccatcagggaagacttaaaagtgtcactttatcagtcccaggaggctgataacacttttattacatcagatggtacatcaccgtacaactctacgcggtaatgggcagtgaagcgccactatcgcgaggattacaaccagaacccacacaactacactagctacgaacaaaggatcatcagagtcttgcgccatgcggaatccaacggtggcctcaaccataggcaagactgggtgcaggacgaaaccctactcgttgtcttcggggacgtagtctgggtcttccactgtaaaaataggaatggagtgagtacaaacgtactcagcaagtccaatcacacccacggagggggggtaatacaggaattaatgcaaagggcaatccaaggatacggttagggtttatttgcggaaaactcagttatatgcaagggttcattttgaaaacacttttcaaaacaagtttttccaataccaagaagcacacgatgttgatccacacaggatcccagttttaaactgctaccggactccccgtccgccgtagcacacggcacaactgccggacacttttccaaacaactcacactagcccatccattcccaagataaacactagttatgtgaccacaccgtaacttgcccagtaccgtgggcacggctattcgaatagatttttaactctgcagaggtgtgcaactttacccacaggtggggtaccacagcacgaacaccttagtgccggtgcagatcccatcaaagccattacccaccttagctagacctgattagccaccacgggatctatcaaggggtcattcgacctaacactgaggtttaaccggggcataagtcacacagagcttatcccgtctccttgatcacccgttgctcccagctctcctgatggctatcagactaactagtggggttaggccaagccgttgcccatacaacggtcaagtggttcgcactacgagaagctaggtgagatgtcacatcaactcggtccttaggggtgacaagatggatatctcccatccacgctcaaccacacaggtacgagcacaccagcggcaattcacacagaaatgccatccatctcatctaactcgcttttcaaaaccacattgtatcccttcccacacacacgcatttcctttataaatcaggcagccaaggtatggttatttcaagcaagggtggctatcctaccgggtttccagcacacaaaacaatgcaattttataaaacaggccattgggttgtgtttataaaaactaggacaaaatatgcatcaaagggcggaattgaacttgccatcgtcaaacccttgcgggaagtcctgatcgacgtactgtccttcgggttcggggtcgcagtactggtcctcagttgcttggtcgcggtcgggaacctcgtcgttcactccgtgtcctatgacgcaaacaaacagacacccaatcaagcgaaagaattaaaagcttttaccgataggcttgaatcggaaataatttagttacggagttaggggtggtatctctaggtggtatcttaatggcatggctaaaactatactagaaagggtgtggtaaagtttcgggtcaatcggaggtcgtttcgcacataaaatgacgcgctaacgGTGGTTTccgggctcaaacgggggttcgagggcttgttcgtaaatatcggaaaagagtagggatctatctgcgaatcttaaaaatattctaggcatgctaaaaggttgtcaagtatatctagatgtatgcattggagggtttgAATTGGAATACAAGACAGACGAGGTTTCATTTGTAAAACGGGAACggataagggtactcttagaggaggggtttctttggaaaacagaaaacagcagggggttttgggcaaaatggtttcttcctcctctcctcccccgtgaCAGAAACAGAGGATGgatagggggcgccggcggtggcctgacccggccggccggggcacggcggcggcccgggagtgAGGGAAAagcgggaggggggcgcggggaacccatccccggccttacctcgggccgaggtggagcgaggggatgcccccacggtgggcggcgggcggcaggggaggctATGGTGGCGGCGGCTCTGTGGGCTTGGGGAGGAGctgcaggtggcggtggaggccgtggggaggcgGCTGCGCGGTGGTGGGGGGTTTTatagggagagggcggcggagaaGGGGGCCCCCGGGGgagggtggcggccggcggctgcacggggcgccattaatggtgccccGGCGGCTTGTGTTCGTCGTCGAACGGCGAGGGCACCGAGGGcggggcgctgtgcggccacagcggccaggaggggacggcgtgcgcgcggtcgggcagggcgcc
Coding sequences within it:
- the LOC112895751 gene encoding cysteine proteinase inhibitor 8-like, which translates into the protein MLVPFFLALSLALVASASAAASAAAAAGVPPASAPWVPIADTGNFFYRQVGNFSLLIRALVFREYLDLVEVVSGSVQAAGAGNNYSLLLRAADRNGTVGRYQTVVWGVPGSRDWTWKVISFQRITGN